From the Limosilactobacillus panis genome, one window contains:
- a CDS encoding bifunctional (p)ppGpp synthetase/guanosine-3',5'-bis(diphosphate) 3'-pyrophosphohydrolase, which yields MSETKELTHEDVHKMVASYMNEEHVALVERAYRFAEICHHDQRRKSGEPYIIHPIQVAGILANLQMDPETVCAGCLHDIVEDTGATLDDIKELFGPTIAMIVDGDTKLGKIQYKSNKEQMAATHRKLLLAMSKDIRVMIVKLADRLHNMRTLKHLRPDKQRRISNETLEIYAPIADRLGISTIKWELEDLSLRYLNPQQYYRIVHLMNSRRDQRVNSINHSIKLIRKAISDLDLGPNVEIYGRPKHIYSIYRKMVTQHKQFSQIYDLLAIRIVVDTIKDCYAALGAIHTNWKPMPGRFKDYIAMPKANGYQSLHTTIIGPEGRPLEVQIRTHHMHQVAEYGVAAHWAYKEGKTNGVKQTKDSQKLNVVKEILEMRSESHGTDEFMQGIQSDIFTDKVYAFTPKGDVIEMPKGAGPLDMAYQIHTEVGNHTTGAKVNGRIVPLDYEIKNGDIVDILTSSSSAGPSRDWLELVSTRRARNKIRSFFRAHNREENIEQGKRMLESQLQEAGYVPSELMTEEKCQEVASRLHYKSSDDMFAAVGFGDLAPVGVRNRFTADIRKKAEDDRKEAAERAVLEGHQTLQEPDERERQKQAKASSEGVVVEGVDNLLVRLSHCCNPVPGDEITGYITKGRGVSVHRADCPNIRAAKKSGQRIVSVYWANPHGDKTNYSADIEVQGYNRNGMLNDVLRSVNNSTRYLNSVNGKVDHNKMVTISLTIGVRNLTQLQLIMDALKNIRDVYVVKRVIR from the coding sequence ATGTCAGAAACAAAAGAGTTGACCCATGAAGATGTTCATAAGATGGTGGCATCATACATGAACGAGGAACACGTGGCCCTAGTTGAAAGGGCTTACCGTTTTGCCGAAATTTGTCATCACGACCAACGGCGTAAGTCCGGTGAGCCTTACATTATTCACCCCATTCAAGTAGCGGGAATTCTGGCTAACCTTCAGATGGACCCGGAAACGGTTTGTGCAGGTTGCCTGCATGACATTGTCGAAGATACCGGGGCAACCCTGGACGACATTAAGGAGCTATTTGGCCCCACGATTGCCATGATTGTCGATGGGGATACCAAGCTCGGTAAGATCCAATATAAGTCGAATAAGGAACAGATGGCCGCGACGCACCGGAAACTTCTGCTAGCGATGTCGAAGGATATTCGGGTGATGATTGTCAAGCTGGCTGACCGCCTGCACAATATGCGGACACTTAAGCATCTGCGTCCAGACAAGCAACGGCGAATTTCCAACGAAACCCTGGAAATCTACGCCCCAATTGCTGACCGGCTGGGGATCAGTACTATCAAGTGGGAGTTGGAAGACCTTTCCCTGCGCTACTTGAACCCTCAGCAGTACTACCGAATTGTCCACCTGATGAATTCACGGCGAGACCAACGAGTGAATTCCATCAACCACTCCATCAAGTTGATTAGGAAGGCCATTAGTGACCTTGACCTGGGACCGAATGTTGAAATTTATGGTCGGCCGAAACATATCTACTCGATTTATCGGAAAATGGTTACTCAGCACAAGCAATTTAGCCAGATTTACGACCTCTTGGCTATTCGGATTGTCGTCGATACAATCAAGGATTGCTACGCAGCACTGGGGGCAATTCACACGAATTGGAAACCAATGCCGGGACGGTTTAAGGACTACATTGCGATGCCGAAAGCTAATGGTTACCAGTCCCTTCACACTACGATTATTGGGCCAGAAGGGCGGCCACTAGAAGTCCAAATTCGGACCCACCACATGCATCAGGTTGCTGAATATGGGGTTGCAGCCCACTGGGCTTATAAGGAAGGGAAGACCAACGGTGTTAAGCAGACTAAAGATAGTCAGAAGCTGAACGTCGTTAAGGAAATCCTGGAGATGCGCAGTGAGAGTCACGGAACCGATGAATTTATGCAGGGAATCCAAAGTGATATTTTCACGGATAAGGTTTACGCCTTCACTCCTAAGGGGGATGTAATTGAAATGCCGAAAGGGGCCGGGCCCCTCGATATGGCCTACCAAATCCACACAGAAGTCGGTAACCATACAACAGGGGCCAAGGTTAACGGCCGCATCGTTCCTTTGGACTACGAAATCAAGAACGGTGATATTGTTGATATCCTGACGTCCTCGTCATCAGCAGGTCCAAGCCGGGATTGGTTAGAACTTGTGTCAACGCGGCGGGCCCGCAACAAGATTCGCTCCTTCTTCCGGGCCCATAACCGGGAGGAAAACATTGAACAGGGGAAGCGAATGCTTGAGAGTCAGCTCCAAGAAGCAGGTTATGTTCCTTCAGAGCTAATGACGGAAGAGAAGTGTCAAGAAGTTGCCAGCCGCCTACACTACAAGAGCAGTGATGACATGTTTGCGGCAGTTGGCTTTGGCGATTTGGCACCGGTTGGTGTTCGCAATCGGTTCACTGCCGACATCCGGAAGAAAGCCGAAGATGATCGTAAGGAGGCAGCAGAAAGGGCTGTCTTAGAGGGTCACCAGACCCTTCAGGAACCTGATGAGCGGGAACGACAGAAACAGGCAAAGGCATCAAGTGAGGGCGTCGTCGTTGAGGGCGTTGACAATTTATTGGTCCGGTTAAGCCATTGTTGCAACCCGGTTCCCGGTGATGAAATCACTGGTTACATTACCAAGGGTCGCGGAGTTTCCGTCCACCGGGCCGACTGTCCCAATATCCGGGCTGCCAAAAAGAGTGGTCAGCGGATTGTCAGCGTGTACTGGGCAAATCCCCACGGTGATAAAACTAACTACAGTGCTGACATTGAGGTCCAGGGTTATAACCGAAACGGTATGTTGAATGACGTTCTTCGTTCAGTCAACAATAGCACCCGTTACTTGAACTCCGTTAATGGTAAGGTAGATCATAATAAGATGGTCACAATCAGTCTCACAATTGGGGTGCGGAACCTAACTCAGCTCCAGTTAATTATGGATGCCTTAAAGAACATTCGGGATGTCTACGTTGTTAAGCGGGTAATTCGTTAA
- a CDS encoding GNAT family N-acetyltransferase has protein sequence MKNQEPGCFPKFENRGLATFLLNFAKEYAHQHHYRKLIIGTGSTSFKQLYLYQKVGFRAVAIRSNFLTDNYRNPIFENHLRLRDMIVLKMNTD, from the coding sequence ATTAAAAATCAAGAACCTGGCTGTTTCCCAAAATTTGAAAACCGCGGGCTAGCCACATTCTTACTTAACTTTGCCAAGGAGTACGCTCACCAACACCACTACCGTAAGTTAATTATCGGCACCGGGTCGACGAGCTTCAAACAACTGTACCTTTATCAAAAGGTGGGTTTCCGTGCGGTTGCAATTAGGAGCAACTTTCTCACCGATAATTACCGCAACCCAATCTTTGAAAACCACCTCCGCTTACGAGATATGATTGTTCTCAAAATGAATACTGATTGA
- the prmA gene encoding 50S ribosomal protein L11 methyltransferase yields MNWTSVTVVTSSEAVEAVSYILTNEGAEGIQIDDAADFANLRPGRYGEHGEIVDPDEIPHRKQGAAVTGYFPEKTLMPEIVPTIKMRVAKLKDYGLNPGNDQVTAETVNNKDWATVWQKYYHPLRVTNELTIVPQWEDYQPAQQSEKLIYLDPGMAFGTGTHPTTRLMLEALEKVVRGGESMIDVGTGSGVLSIAAKQLGAGAVAAYDVDKVAVRSAKKNIALNPVASDIKLGVNSLLDGIHTQVDIVVANILAEIIVPLIPQAYENLKSGGLFLTSGIIDDKAELIRQKLTAQGFIINSEAKMKDWHGIIAHKPTEDE; encoded by the coding sequence ATGAACTGGACATCAGTTACGGTTGTGACATCGAGTGAAGCTGTCGAAGCGGTTAGCTATATCTTAACGAATGAAGGGGCAGAGGGAATTCAAATTGACGATGCTGCCGATTTCGCCAATCTCCGTCCGGGAAGGTATGGAGAACACGGCGAAATTGTTGACCCGGATGAGATTCCACACCGGAAACAAGGGGCCGCGGTAACCGGCTACTTTCCGGAGAAAACCCTTATGCCGGAAATTGTCCCGACAATCAAAATGCGGGTTGCCAAGCTAAAAGATTATGGACTGAACCCGGGAAATGACCAGGTAACAGCAGAAACGGTCAACAATAAGGATTGGGCAACTGTTTGGCAAAAGTATTACCACCCACTACGGGTTACTAATGAACTGACCATCGTGCCCCAGTGGGAAGACTATCAGCCGGCCCAGCAGAGTGAGAAACTAATTTATCTTGACCCTGGGATGGCCTTTGGAACCGGGACCCATCCCACAACCCGCTTGATGCTGGAAGCACTCGAAAAGGTTGTACGCGGTGGCGAGTCGATGATTGACGTCGGAACGGGCTCTGGAGTGCTCAGTATTGCTGCTAAACAGCTTGGTGCAGGTGCGGTGGCCGCATACGACGTTGACAAAGTTGCGGTTCGTTCGGCAAAGAAAAATATTGCCCTAAACCCCGTTGCCAGTGATATCAAACTTGGTGTTAATAGCTTGCTGGATGGCATTCACACGCAAGTCGATATTGTGGTCGCAAACATCCTAGCGGAGATTATCGTTCCGTTAATTCCACAGGCCTACGAGAATCTAAAGTCTGGTGGACTGTTCTTAACCTCTGGAATTATTGATGATAAGGCGGAATTGATTCGTCAAAAACTAACAGCCCAGGGCTTTATTATCAATAGTGAAGCTAAGATGAAGGACTGGCACGGTATTATTGCTCACAAGCCAACGGAGGACGAGTAA
- the aspS gene encoding aspartate--tRNA ligase, giving the protein MKRTNYAGDTSKKQVGQEVVLKGWVAKRRNLGGLIFIDLWDREGIVQLVFNEKDNPAVFKVANAVRGQYVLEVHGKVQLRAKREINPDMKTGKVEVAVDYIKVLAKSETTPFDITDNVDATEDLRMKYRYLDLRRPEMMKNLKLRSKVASIVHNYYDGEGFLDVETPDLTRSTPEGARDYIVPSRVYPGHFYALPQSPQLFKQLLMAAGVDKYYQLARCFRDEDLRGDRQPEFTQIDTEMSFATPEDIQTETEGLIKRVMKEVKGIDVKTPFPRMEWQESMDKYGSDKPDTRFGMLIHDLSDIVKDSAFKVFSGTVANGDFVRAICVPGGADKYSRKDISKKEEYIKRYGAKGLAWVKVTADGYSGPVAKFLNDKAAQINAEMGANEGDLILFVAASFHVVCDSLGYLRRAIAKEMDMIKPGQWNYLWVVNWPMFEYDEGFGKWIAAHHPFTMLNEEDLHYLEDGEDPHKAHAQSYDIILNGQEIGGGSIRIHDPKVQEKVLKALGYTKERAEARFGFLLKALTMGMPPEGGLAFGLDRWVMLLAEADNIRDVIPFPKNSKAVEPLTAAPGKVSQQQLDDLKIKFDDDVDYRQDK; this is encoded by the coding sequence ATGAAACGTACTAATTACGCTGGTGATACCAGTAAAAAACAAGTCGGTCAAGAAGTCGTCCTCAAAGGTTGGGTTGCTAAGCGCCGGAACCTTGGTGGCCTGATTTTTATTGACCTCTGGGACCGGGAAGGAATTGTTCAATTAGTCTTCAACGAAAAGGATAATCCAGCGGTATTTAAGGTTGCAAATGCCGTACGGGGCCAATATGTCCTGGAAGTTCACGGTAAGGTTCAACTGCGGGCAAAAAGGGAAATCAATCCCGACATGAAGACCGGGAAGGTTGAAGTTGCCGTGGACTACATCAAGGTTCTTGCCAAGTCAGAAACCACACCGTTTGATATTACGGATAATGTTGACGCAACGGAAGACCTACGGATGAAGTATCGTTACCTCGACTTGCGGCGTCCCGAAATGATGAAGAACCTGAAGCTACGGAGCAAGGTTGCCTCCATCGTTCATAACTATTACGATGGTGAAGGCTTCTTGGACGTGGAAACGCCGGACTTGACCCGGTCAACGCCAGAAGGGGCCCGGGACTATATCGTTCCTTCCCGGGTTTACCCTGGTCACTTCTATGCCCTGCCACAATCACCACAGCTGTTTAAGCAGTTGCTGATGGCTGCAGGGGTTGATAAGTACTACCAGCTGGCCCGGTGTTTCCGGGACGAAGACCTGCGGGGGGACCGTCAGCCAGAATTCACCCAGATTGATACGGAAATGAGTTTTGCCACACCTGAAGACATCCAAACCGAAACGGAGGGCCTAATCAAGCGGGTCATGAAGGAAGTTAAGGGGATTGATGTTAAGACACCGTTCCCCCGGATGGAATGGCAGGAATCAATGGATAAGTATGGTTCTGACAAGCCCGACACCCGTTTTGGTATGCTGATTCACGACCTGTCGGACATCGTCAAGGACAGTGCCTTCAAGGTCTTCTCCGGAACGGTGGCCAACGGTGACTTTGTCCGGGCCATCTGTGTGCCCGGTGGTGCTGATAAGTACTCCCGGAAGGACATTTCCAAGAAGGAAGAATACATCAAGCGTTATGGTGCCAAGGGATTAGCTTGGGTTAAGGTAACTGCTGATGGCTACAGCGGTCCCGTTGCTAAGTTTCTAAATGATAAAGCGGCTCAAATTAATGCCGAAATGGGTGCAAATGAAGGAGACCTGATCCTCTTTGTTGCGGCTAGTTTCCACGTTGTCTGTGACTCTTTGGGCTACCTGCGGCGGGCAATTGCCAAGGAAATGGACATGATTAAGCCAGGACAATGGAACTACCTCTGGGTTGTTAACTGGCCAATGTTTGAATATGATGAAGGGTTCGGCAAGTGGATTGCTGCCCATCACCCGTTCACCATGTTGAATGAAGAGGACCTCCACTACCTTGAAGATGGTGAGGATCCGCACAAGGCCCACGCCCAAAGTTATGACATTATCCTGAACGGTCAAGAAATTGGTGGTGGGTCAATCCGTATCCACGATCCAAAGGTCCAGGAAAAGGTCTTAAAGGCTCTGGGATATACCAAGGAACGTGCTGAAGCGCGCTTTGGCTTCTTACTGAAGGCCCTCACGATGGGGATGCCGCCAGAAGGTGGACTGGCATTCGGCCTTGACCGGTGGGTAATGCTGCTGGCTGAAGCAGACAATATCCGGGACGTTATTCCATTCCCAAAGAACTCTAAGGCCGTCGAACCACTGACGGCTGCGCCAGGGAAGGTTAGCCAACAACAATTGGATGACTTGAAGATTAAGTTTGACGATGACGTTGATTACCGCCAGGACAAGTAA
- the dtd gene encoding D-aminoacyl-tRNA deacylase, with protein MRVVLQKVNYAQVTINGMTVGKIGRGFMLLVGFGPDDGDEQLDYLVHKIVNLRVFEDENGKMNRGLNDVNGEILSISQFTLYANTRKGNRPSFTAAAKPAIAAPLYDRFNAKLAATGVHVATGQFGADMKVDLENDGPTTIIFEK; from the coding sequence ATGCGCGTTGTATTGCAAAAGGTCAACTATGCTCAAGTAACGATTAATGGCATGACGGTTGGCAAAATTGGCCGGGGCTTTATGCTTTTGGTTGGTTTTGGCCCTGACGACGGGGACGAGCAGCTTGACTACCTGGTCCATAAGATTGTTAACTTACGGGTGTTCGAAGACGAAAATGGCAAGATGAACCGGGGACTGAATGACGTCAACGGCGAAATCCTGTCAATCTCACAGTTCACCCTTTACGCGAATACCCGGAAGGGAAATCGGCCAAGCTTCACGGCGGCGGCTAAGCCAGCCATTGCAGCGCCGTTATACGATCGCTTCAATGCTAAGTTAGCAGCAACTGGTGTTCATGTTGCGACTGGCCAATTTGGCGCAGATATGAAGGTCGACCTGGAGAACGACGGTCCGACAACAATCATTTTTGAAAAATGA
- a CDS encoding fructosamine kinase family protein — protein MSKLNHSWFTRLPLKDITSFQPVSGGDINEAYRIEASGKSYFIKVQPNHPASYFKHEINGLKALGKVVNTPTPLYNGAIDGHAYLVLNWLTESAGSQADLGRAVADLHQHFNPRFGFVDNHQTKVLVKNNTWNDSWKDFYVNQRLLPEVAAAQREGRWNRWREEHFQQMVKKFQQYYNNHEVKASLLHGDLWAGNFMFANDKPYLIDPDAVYGDREFDIAMTTIFGGFDNEFYQAYTEKFPFTPGINDRLPWYQFYYLCMHLILFGESYGGAVDRILGRY, from the coding sequence ATGAGCAAGCTAAATCACAGCTGGTTTACCCGGTTGCCGCTTAAAGACATTACTAGTTTTCAGCCGGTCAGCGGTGGTGACATTAATGAGGCTTACCGAATTGAAGCCAGTGGTAAGAGCTACTTCATTAAGGTCCAACCGAACCACCCAGCAAGCTACTTTAAACACGAAATCAACGGGCTCAAGGCCCTGGGGAAAGTTGTCAACACGCCCACTCCCCTGTATAACGGGGCGATTGATGGTCACGCCTACCTTGTCCTCAACTGGCTAACAGAAAGTGCCGGTAGTCAAGCTGACCTGGGGCGGGCGGTTGCTGACCTCCACCAACACTTTAATCCTCGGTTTGGCTTCGTTGACAATCACCAAACAAAGGTCCTCGTGAAGAACAATACCTGGAACGATAGCTGGAAAGACTTTTACGTTAACCAGCGCCTGCTTCCTGAGGTTGCGGCAGCGCAGCGGGAAGGTCGCTGGAACCGCTGGCGGGAAGAACACTTCCAGCAAATGGTTAAGAAGTTTCAGCAGTATTATAACAATCACGAAGTTAAGGCAAGCCTCCTTCATGGTGACCTCTGGGCAGGCAACTTCATGTTTGCCAACGATAAGCCCTACCTCATCGATCCCGATGCCGTCTATGGTGACCGTGAGTTTGACATCGCCATGACGACAATCTTCGGGGGCTTTGATAACGAATTTTACCAGGCCTATACGGAAAAGTTCCCCTTCACACCGGGAATTAACGACCGCCTGCCCTGGTACCAGTTCTACTACCTGTGCATGCACCTGATCCTATTTGGTGAAAGCTATGGGGGTGCGGTCGACCGAATTTTAGGCCGTTACTAG
- a CDS encoding amino acid ABC transporter ATP-binding protein, translated as MPTKMIEIQHLKKEFNGNEVLKDISEEVEKGQVICVIGPSGAGKSTFLRCLNVLEKPTAGKVLFEGQDLTNISDPELDKLREKMGMVFQGFNLFPNMTVVDNIKIAPIKVKGLSEEEATKTAMGLLKKVGLENKADVYPDSLSGGQKQRVAIARSLAMDPEVMLFDEPTSALDPEMVDEVLNVMQELADSGMTMVVVTHEMGFAKEVADQIWFMADGYIQESGKPEDFFSHPTSDRAKEFLKKVLK; from the coding sequence ATGCCCACTAAAATGATCGAAATTCAACACCTGAAAAAGGAATTTAACGGTAACGAAGTCCTCAAAGATATCTCTGAAGAAGTCGAAAAGGGACAAGTAATTTGTGTGATTGGTCCTTCTGGTGCCGGGAAGAGTACTTTCCTGCGGTGCCTGAATGTCCTTGAAAAGCCCACTGCGGGTAAGGTCCTATTTGAAGGCCAGGATTTGACTAATATTTCTGACCCTGAACTGGACAAACTACGGGAAAAGATGGGGATGGTCTTTCAAGGCTTCAACCTTTTCCCTAACATGACCGTTGTTGACAACATCAAGATTGCCCCCATCAAGGTTAAGGGACTAAGTGAAGAAGAAGCAACCAAAACCGCAATGGGGCTTCTTAAAAAAGTTGGCCTTGAGAACAAGGCAGACGTTTATCCGGACAGCCTTTCCGGTGGTCAAAAGCAGCGGGTGGCCATTGCCCGGTCTCTGGCAATGGACCCGGAGGTGATGCTCTTTGACGAACCGACCAGTGCCCTTGACCCTGAGATGGTTGATGAAGTGCTGAATGTTATGCAAGAATTAGCTGATTCCGGAATGACGATGGTGGTGGTAACCCACGAGATGGGCTTTGCCAAAGAAGTGGCTGACCAAATCTGGTTTATGGCCGATGGCTACATCCAAGAAAGCGGCAAGCCAGAGGACTTCTTTAGTCACCCAACTAGTGACCGGGCAAAGGAATTTTTGAAGAAAGTTCTTAAATAA
- a CDS encoding L-lactate dehydrogenase, translated as MSKNHQKVVLVGDGAVGSSYAFAMAQQGIAEEFAIVDIIKKRTEGDALDLEDATAFTAPKNIYSADYDTCKDADLVVITAGAPQKPGETRLQLVDKNLKIIKSVVEPIMKSGFDGIFLVAANPVDILTYAVQKFSGFPKNKVVGSGTSLDSARLRVALAKKFNVDPRDVSANIMAEHGDSEFAAYSSATIGGKPLLDIAKEQSVSTDELLKIEDDVRNKAYEIINRKGATFYGVATALMRISRAILRDENAVLPIGAPMNGEYGLKDLYIGTPAVVNASGVARVIEVPLNDREKKAMAASAAELEKVAKNGLAKLEGNN; from the coding sequence ATGTCTAAGAATCATCAAAAAGTTGTCCTCGTCGGTGACGGGGCCGTTGGTTCAAGCTATGCTTTCGCAATGGCCCAACAGGGAATTGCTGAAGAATTCGCCATTGTTGATATTATTAAGAAGCGTACTGAAGGTGACGCTTTGGACCTGGAAGATGCAACTGCATTCACTGCTCCAAAGAACATCTACTCCGCTGACTACGACACTTGCAAGGACGCCGACCTGGTCGTTATCACTGCCGGTGCCCCACAAAAGCCTGGTGAAACTCGGCTTCAATTAGTTGACAAGAACTTGAAGATTATCAAATCCGTTGTTGAACCAATTATGAAGTCTGGTTTTGATGGTATCTTCCTGGTTGCTGCTAACCCAGTTGATATCTTAACTTACGCTGTACAAAAGTTCTCTGGTTTTCCAAAGAATAAGGTCGTTGGTTCCGGTACTTCTCTGGACTCCGCTCGTCTGCGGGTTGCCCTTGCTAAGAAGTTCAACGTTGACCCACGTGATGTTTCTGCTAACATCATGGCTGAACACGGTGACTCCGAATTTGCCGCTTACTCCAGTGCTACTATTGGTGGTAAGCCATTGCTAGACATCGCTAAGGAACAAAGTGTTTCAACTGACGAACTCCTTAAGATTGAAGACGACGTTCGTAACAAGGCATACGAAATCATTAACCGCAAGGGTGCAACCTTCTACGGTGTTGCTACTGCTTTGATGCGGATCTCTCGTGCCATCCTGCGTGATGAAAACGCTGTTCTCCCAATCGGTGCTCCAATGAACGGTGAATACGGCCTGAAGGACCTCTACATCGGTACCCCAGCCGTTGTTAACGCTTCTGGTGTTGCTCGTGTTATTGAAGTTCCACTTAACGACCGTGAAAAGAAGGCTATGGCCGCTTCTGCTGCTGAACTGGAAAAGGTTGCTAAGAACGGTTTGGCTAAGCTGGAAGGCAACAACTAG
- a CDS encoding C69 family dipeptidase: MQKKNCDACTSIMVGKKAALARTPIISRNEDRVKAIEPKRFIVQPAVDGRDETYISPYNKLTVEMPTAGMRYTSLPSLDQSAGPNEEAGINEANVAASFTESVYANDRVLAYDPFIKNGLAEDSLCTLVLPFIHSAREGVSYTGKLIEKYGSTEGNGMQFADQDEVWYMEVVTGHQWVAVRIPDDCYAVTPNQVAIEDIDFNSPDDYMWAPQIREFVEQHQLNPDDDKWNFRHIFGTSTQKDRHYNTPRTWFAQRYLSPVAAKGQEPEDNDMPFIRKAEFKIAVEDVQYVLKSHFNETKYDPMGTAPERKTYRAISLSRTAESHILQLRDPQQFQTSIHWQELGVPAFNPYVPFFANATDTDESYRVVPNKMDLKSAYWLNEALAEVVESHYNDFIEQDEDYQKELNEWGRRKIEEVDQKAQTLTGEELTAYLTAQNHAIASHYNQRTKELLFDLLTQGCELSQMSFKMDPNL, translated from the coding sequence ATGCAAAAGAAAAATTGTGATGCCTGCACCTCAATCATGGTTGGGAAGAAGGCGGCCCTTGCGAGAACACCAATCATTTCCCGCAACGAGGACCGGGTGAAGGCAATTGAACCCAAGCGTTTTATTGTCCAGCCCGCTGTTGATGGACGAGATGAGACCTATATCTCGCCTTACAATAAGCTGACGGTGGAAATGCCGACCGCCGGGATGCGCTACACCTCGCTACCGAGCCTTGATCAGAGTGCCGGTCCAAACGAGGAAGCCGGGATCAATGAGGCTAACGTCGCCGCTTCGTTTACCGAAAGTGTTTACGCTAATGATCGGGTATTAGCCTACGACCCCTTCATCAAAAATGGGCTTGCCGAGGACTCTCTCTGTACCCTGGTCCTCCCCTTCATTCATTCTGCACGGGAGGGTGTTTCTTATACCGGTAAGCTGATTGAAAAATATGGTTCAACAGAAGGTAATGGGATGCAGTTTGCAGATCAAGATGAGGTCTGGTACATGGAAGTTGTCACTGGCCACCAGTGGGTTGCCGTTCGCATCCCCGACGACTGTTATGCGGTAACTCCAAACCAGGTTGCAATTGAAGACATTGACTTTAATAGCCCGGACGACTACATGTGGGCCCCACAGATTCGTGAATTCGTCGAACAGCACCAGTTGAACCCAGACGATGATAAGTGGAATTTTCGTCACATTTTCGGAACCAGTACCCAAAAGGACCGTCACTACAACACTCCCCGAACATGGTTTGCACAACGGTACCTCAGCCCGGTAGCCGCAAAAGGTCAAGAACCGGAAGATAATGACATGCCGTTTATCCGTAAGGCCGAATTCAAGATTGCGGTCGAAGACGTCCAGTACGTCCTTAAATCCCACTTCAATGAGACCAAGTACGACCCAATGGGAACAGCACCGGAGCGCAAAACTTACCGGGCAATCTCCCTTTCCCGGACCGCTGAATCGCATATTCTTCAGCTGCGCGACCCCCAACAGTTCCAAACCAGTATTCATTGGCAGGAACTCGGGGTTCCCGCCTTCAACCCCTACGTGCCATTCTTTGCTAATGCCACGGATACTGATGAATCTTACCGGGTTGTTCCCAACAAGATGGACCTTAAGAGTGCCTATTGGTTAAATGAAGCCCTCGCCGAAGTCGTTGAAAGTCACTATAATGATTTCATTGAACAGGATGAAGACTACCAAAAGGAGCTAAACGAATGGGGGCGGCGGAAGATTGAAGAAGTTGACCAAAAAGCCCAAACACTGACTGGTGAAGAGCTTACTGCCTACTTAACAGCCCAAAATCACGCAATTGCCAGTCATTATAACCAGCGAACCAAGGAACTGCTTTTTGACCTGTTGACCCAGGGATGTGAGCTTTCCCAAATGTCGTTTAAGATGGACCCTAACCTTTAA
- a CDS encoding 16S rRNA (uracil(1498)-N(3))-methyltransferase: MQRYFINERAQDGRLVLPAGIAHHLTTVLRAEVGTPVELVLADHQVYLAKVAATEPETIVKIDRALGKNSELPVDVTILCGLPKTKEKPELIVQKATELGAKRIVFFEAQRSVSHWTPNKQQRKVGRLQKIADAAAEQSHRNYQPVVAYYPNLGRALAANPADFRLVAWEESAKQGEKSVLAQCLQKIKAQQSLLAVFGPEGGLTTAEVDQMATAGVQPVGLGPRILRTETAPLYFLAAVSYACELATPVN, from the coding sequence ATGCAGCGTTATTTCATTAATGAGCGTGCCCAAGATGGTCGATTGGTTCTGCCGGCAGGGATTGCCCACCACCTGACGACTGTCTTAAGAGCAGAAGTTGGCACACCAGTCGAGCTTGTCCTCGCTGACCACCAGGTTTACCTAGCAAAGGTTGCGGCTACGGAACCAGAGACGATTGTCAAAATCGACCGCGCTTTAGGCAAGAATAGTGAACTCCCGGTTGACGTGACTATCCTATGTGGCCTTCCCAAGACTAAGGAGAAGCCAGAGCTGATCGTACAGAAGGCCACTGAACTAGGGGCTAAACGAATCGTTTTCTTTGAGGCACAGCGATCGGTTAGCCACTGGACGCCAAACAAGCAGCAAAGAAAGGTTGGCCGCCTGCAAAAAATTGCGGATGCTGCTGCCGAACAATCTCACCGTAATTACCAACCTGTGGTGGCCTACTATCCGAACCTCGGGCGGGCGCTGGCGGCTAACCCGGCTGATTTTCGTCTCGTTGCCTGGGAGGAGTCTGCCAAGCAGGGAGAAAAGAGTGTCCTGGCTCAGTGCCTACAAAAAATTAAGGCTCAGCAGTCACTGCTTGCCGTGTTTGGCCCAGAAGGTGGTCTCACAACGGCGGAGGTTGACCAAATGGCCACGGCAGGTGTCCAACCGGTTGGCCTCGGGCCCCGGATTTTGCGAACGGAAACAGCTCCCCTGTACTTTCTGGCTGCTGTTTCCTATGCTTGTGAGTTGGCAACCCCGGTTAACTAA